One region of Ananas comosus cultivar F153 linkage group 9, ASM154086v1, whole genome shotgun sequence genomic DNA includes:
- the LOC109715297 gene encoding myosin-6 yields the protein MATQVHITVGSQVWVEDPDVAWIDGEVIEVNGDEIEIKCTSGKSVVAKVSNVYPKDAEASPCGVDDMTRLAYLHEPGVLQNLRSRYDMNEIYTYVGSILIAVNPFRRLPHLYDKHMMEQYKGAALGDLNPHPFAVADAAYRLMMRDRVSQAILVSGESGAGKTESTKMLMRYLAYMGGRAETEGRTVEQQVLESNPVLEAFGNAKTVRNNNSSRFGKFVEIQFDESGRISGAAIRTYLLERSRVCQISDPERNYHCFYMLCAAPPEDIERFKMEDPRMFHYLNQSNCFELDDVDDSKEYLDTRRAMDIVGISPDEQDAIFRVVAAILHLGNVEFSEGEETDSSVLKDEKSQFHLKTAAELFMCDEKALEDSLCKRVIVTRGESIVKNLNPEAAVLSRDALAKIVYSRLFDWLVNKINCSIGQDPHSKFLIGVLDIYGFESFKTNSFEQFCINLTNEKLQQHFNQHVFKMEQEEYTKEEIDWSYIEFIDNQDILDLIEKKPGGIIALLDETCMLPRSTHETFAQKLYQTFKDHPRFSKPKFSQSGFTIHHYAGDVTYQTELFLDKNKDYVVNEHQALLNASECHFVSSLFPLLSEDSSKSSKFSSIGLRFKQQLQTLLETLSATEPHYVRCVKPNNLLKPAIFENSNVIQQLRCGGVLEAIRISCAGYPTRRTFDEFVDRFGVLAPEIIKESSDEVITSKRILEKVDLRGYQVGKTKVFLRAGQMAELDARRNEVLGQSASKIQRKVRSYRARKHYILLQKSAIQIQAICRGQLARKCHENMRREFASLRIQTYFRMYHAKKQYRDLLSASIMIQAGLRGLAARKELHFRQQTKAAVIIQSHCRRYLARSEYLRLKKAAIATQCAWRGRVARRELRKLKMAARETGALQAAKNKLEKQVEELTWRLQLEKRMRVDMEEAKTQENEKLQLALREIELQFKEAKDLLMVKEQEAAEFVAERISSIKEIPVIDTTLLDKLTAENVKLKELVTTLETKINETEKEYEETSRLSEERLKKAMEAESKIIELNNSMQRLQDKLANMESENQILRQQALLQLPVKQTSGRLPTPSTPPKHNLANDQHHREDHKEPHSAPPAVNNYANSDPKMRISYIERQHENVNTLINFVVQNSGLTQGKPVAGLTIYKCLLHWKLFEAEKTSVFDRLIQMIGSAIENLESNEHLAYWLSNASALLFLLQKSLKAAGSAGSTPRRKPPPPTSLFGRMTQGFRSSSANLVVDELDIVQHVEAKYPALLFKQQLSAYVEKIYGIIRDNVKKDLTAILSLCIQAPRTAKASMVRGRSFGNSSQGSQWNTIIEHLDNLLMILQENYVPKVLIQKMFSQIFAFINVQLVNSLLLRRECCSFSNGEYVKCGLEELEVWCTQAKQEYAGSSWDELKQIRQAVGFLVIFQKYRISYEDLLSDLCPMLSVQQLYRICTQYWDDKYNTQSVSSSVLASMRTSMTEESNDADSSSFLLDDDLSIPFSIDEISSSIQEKDFSDVDRPKELLENPAFHFLQ from the exons AATTTAT ACTTATGTGGGAAGTATACTAATTGCCGTGAACCCCTTTCGGAGGCTTCCTCATCTTTATGACAAACACATGATGGAACAATATAAGGGTGCCGCTCTTGGTGATCTGAATCCCCATCCTTTTGCTGTTGCTGATGCTGCATATAG ACTTATGATGCGTGATAGGGTAAGTCAGGCAATCCTGGTAAGTGGAGAAAGTGGTGCTGGCAAGACAGAAAGCACCAAAATGCTTATGCGTTATCTTGCTTATATGGGAGGAAGAGCAGAAACTGAAGGCCGAACTGTGGAACAGCAAGTTCTTGAG TCGAATCCTGTTCTTGAAGCATTTGGTAATGCCAAGACTGTCCGAAATAATAATTCAAG CCGTTTTGGAAAATTTGTTGAGATTCAGTTTGATGAGAGTGGGAGGATTTCGGGAGCAGCCATAAGGACATATCTTCTTGAAAGGTCTCGTGTCTGTCAAATATCCGATCCAGAGAGAAATTACCACTGCTTTTACATGCTGTGTGCTGCACCACCTGAG GACATTGAAAGATTTAAAATGGAAGATCCTAGAATGTTTCACTATCTTAACCAGTCTAACTGCTTCGAGCTTGACGATGTGGATGACTCGAAGGAATATTTGGATACTAGAAGGGCCATGGACATTGTGGGAATTAGTCCCGATGAACAA gATGCAATATTCCGTGTTGTGGCTGCTATTCTTCATTTGGGCAATGTTGAATTTTCGGAAGGAGAGGAAACAGATTCATCTGTATTAAAAGATGAGAAATCACAATTCCATCTCAAAACGGCTGCTGAGCTTTTCAT GTGTGATGAGAAAGCTCTTGAGGACTCATTGTGCAAACGTGTTATTGTGACACGTGGGGAGAGCATTGTAAAGAATCTAAATCCAGAAGCCGCAGTTCTTAGTAGAGATGCGTTAGCCAAAATTGTTTACTCGCGTTTGTTTGATTG GCTTGTGAATAAGATAAACTGTTCAATTGGTCAAGATCCCCACTCAAAGTTTCTAATTGGGGTACTGGATATTTATGGCTTCGAAAGTTTCAAGACAAACAG CTTTGAGCAGTTTTGTATCAATTTGACTAATGAAAAGCTGCAGCAGCATTTTAATCAG CATGTTTTTAAGATGGAGCAGGAAGAATATACAAAAGAAGAAATTGATTGGAGTTACATCGAGTTCATTGACAACCAAGATATTCTTGATCTTATTGAGAAG AAACCAGGGGGAATCATTGCTCTTCTGGACGAGACTTG TATGCTACCAAGATCAACTCATGAAACATTTGCCCAGAAGTTATATCAAACATTTAAAGATCATCCACGCTTTAGCAAGCCTAAATTTTCACAGTCTGGCTTCACCATCCATCATTATGCTGGTGAT gTCACATACCAAACAGAACTTTTCTTGGATAAGAACAAAGATTATGTTGTCAATGAGCATCAAGCCCTATTGAATGCTTCGGAATGCCACTTTGTTTCAAGTCTATTTCCACTTCTCTCTGAAGACTCATCTAaatcttcaaaattttcatcaatTGGCTTAAGGTTCAAG CAACAATTGCAAACTTTGTTAGAGACTTTAAGTGCCACGGAACCACACTACGTACGTTGTGTTAAGCCTAACAACCTTCTTAAGCCAGCAATTTTTGAGAATAGTAACGTCATCCAGCAACTGCGATGTGGA GGAGTGCTGGAGGCGATCAGGATTAGCTGTGCGGGATATCCAACAAGGCGCACATTCGATGAATTCGTGGATCGTTTTGGTGTCCTGGCACCTGAAATTATCAAAGAAAG TTCTGATGAAGTCATTACTTCAAAGCGGATTCTTGAGAAGGTTGATCTTAGAGGTTATCAA GTAGGGAAGACAAAGGTGTTTCTCCGGGCTGGTCAGATGGCTGAATTAGATGCTCGTAGAAACGAAGTGTTAGGACAATCTGCCAGCAAAATTCAGAGAAAAGTTCGCTCATATCGTGCTCGCAAGCATTATATTTTGCTCCAGAAATCAGCTATCCAGATTCAGGCCATATGCAGGG GACAACTTGCTCGGAAGTGTCACGAGAACATGCGAAGAGAGTTTGCTTCATTGAGGATCCAAACCTACTTCCGCATGTACCATGCAAAGAAACAATACAGAGACCTATTGTCGGCATCAATCATGATACAAGCTGGATTACGTGGTCTGGCTGCTCGCAAAGAGCTTCACTTTAGGCAGCAAACAAAAGCTGCAGTTATTATACAG AGTCATTGCCGTCGTTACTTGGCACGTTCAGAATATTTAAGGTTAAAGAAGGCAGCAATTGCCACTCAATGTGCTTGGAGAGGAAGAGTGGCTAGAAGAGAGCTTCGAAAACTTAAAATG gcTGCAAGGGAAACTGGCGCTCTACAAGCTGccaaaaataaattagagaaGCAAGTTGAGGAGCTTACATGGAGGCTACAGTTGGAGAAACGCATGAGA GTTGATATGGAAGAAGCCAAAACACAAGAAAATGAGAAGCTGCAATTAGCCCTGCGGGAGATCGAACTGCAGTTCAAGGAAGCTAAAGATTTGCTGATGGTAAAGGAGCAGGAAGCTGCTGAATTTGTTGCCGAGAGAATTTCTTCCATAAAAGAGATCCCTGTTATTGATACAACTCTTCTGGATAAGCTTACAGCTGAAAACGTGAAACTTAAG GAACTGGTGACTACTCTTGAGACGAAGATTAATGAAACTGAGAAAGAGTATGAAGAAACAAGCAGACTTAGTGAGGAAAGGCTGAAAAAAGCTATGGAGGCAGAGTCGAAGATAATTGAATTGAATAATTCAATGCAAAG ACTTCAAGACAAACTGGCTAACATGGAATCAGAAAATCAGATTCTCCGGCAGCAAGCTCTATTGCAGTTGCCAGTGAAACAAACTTCTGGACGTTTACCAACACCTTCAACTCCTCCAAAACAT AATTTGGCCAATGACCAGCATCATAGAGAAGATCATAAG GAACCTCATAGTGCGCCTCCAGCTGTTAATAATTATGCCAACTCTGATCCGAAGATGAGAATATCGTATATTGAGAGACAACAC GAGAACGTAAACACCCTTATAAATTTTGTTGTGCAAAATAGTGGACTTACTCAGGGAAAGCCGGTGGCTGGATTAACCATATACAAATGTCTGCTTCACTGGAAGTTGTTTGAGGCAGAAAAAACTAGTGTTTTTGATCGACTTATCCAGATGATTGGTTCCGCAATTGAG AACCTGGAGAGCAATGAACATCTGGCTTACTGGTTATCAAATGCATCTGCTTTACTGTTTCTGCTTCAAAAGAGTCTAAAAGCCGCTGGTTCTGCTGGGTCGACCCCACGTCGGAAACCTCCCCCTCCAACATCGTTGTTTGGGAGGATGACGCAA GGATTTCGCTCATCTTCTGCAAACCTTGTGGTTGATGAACTGGATATTGTACAGCATGTCGAGGCCAAATACCCAGCTTTGCTGTTTAAGCAGCAACTCTCAGCTTATGTTGAGAAGATATATGGAATTATTCGTGATAATGTGAAGAAGGATTTGACTGCCATACTTTCTCTTTGTATCCAA GCACCAAGAACGGCAAAAGCAAGTATGGTTAGGGGGCGCTCCTTTGGGAATTCAAGTCAAGGAAGCCAGTGGAATACCATCATCGAACACCTCGATAACCTTCTGATGATATTGCAAGAGAATTAT GTTCCCAAAGTTCTTATTCAGAAGATGTTTAGCCAGATTTTCGCATTCATCAATGTTCAACTTGTCAATAG CCTTCTATTACGCCGTGAGTGTTGCTCTTTTAGCAACGGAGAGTATGTAAAATGTGGTTTGGAAGAACTGGAGGTGTGGTGCACACAAGCAAAACAAGAG TATGCGGGGTCTTCATGGGATGAACTTAAACAGATAAGGCAAGCTGTTGGTTTCTTG GTAATATTTCAGAAGTACAGAATTTCTTACGAGGACCTACTGAGTGACCTCTGCCCG ATGTTGAGTGTCCAACAGCTCTACAGAATTTGCACACAGTATTGGGATGACAAATATAATACCCAAAGCGTCTCTTCAAGT GTCCTTGCAAGCATGAGGACATCAATGACCGAGGAGTCGAATGACGCTGATAGCAGTTCATTTTTGCTTGATGATGATTTAAG CATACCTTTCTCGATCGATGAGATATCGAGTTCTATACAAGAGAAGGACTTTTCAGATGTCGATCGACCGAAAGAGCTTCTTGAGAACCCAGCCTTCCACTTTTTGCAATGA